The genomic segment GAGCCCGGCTGATAATAACACTTAAAGAATAATTTAGATAAGATTCCTTCATTTTTTCTTCAATTGGAACAGAGGTTATTTCTTGTTCAATCATATTTATCTCCTTTCTAGGACAATTTTTTTCAGTTTCATAACAATACTTATTATATCATTAAAAATCTTTCTTGCAAAAGTAGATTGAGTTTACATAGAAAGCATATATGAAATCTTTACATTCTGCAAGTAGTTTCTGTAATCCTCAGTTTAAAAATACATAATAATTTTTTTGATGGATATAATATTCTTTAAAGGTAATTATATTATATGATAGAGGTGAGATATTATTTTAAAGGATTCGGCAGTTACCGGTGCAATAGCAGGACTTATAGGTAATATTCCCAAAACAGTTATTACAAATCTATTTCAAAGCTTAGGTTGGACAAGATATAATTTTGGTCAGATATCTGCTGGTTATTTTGTTAAAGAAGAGGTAGTTTCAAATTCTATTGCGGTAGTTACTGGTTATATTGCGGATTATATTTTGGCTATGCTGTTAGGAGTGGTTATTGTATACCTGTTTCGAATAATGGGGAATGATTATCCAGTCTTTAAAGGTTTACTGTTTGGGGGGGTTAGCTATATATTTCTGTATGGTGTTGCTATGGCTCTTAATTTTACTCGGGTTAGTTTATTAACTCCACTGCCTAACTTAGTACTTTTAGTGCCTCATGTTGTATTTGGTGCTACTACTGCCTGGGTTGTCAACTATTTGATGGCTAAAAATACTTTAGAGGAGGGTTAATATTTTACAGGATAGACTTAAAGATTCAGTTCAGTTAGGAATAATTGCTGGAGCATTATGTAATCTTCCTAAGGTAGTAATGATGAGCATTTTTAAGTATCTAGGTTTAGTAAAATATAATTTTACTCAGATGACTGCTGGGATTTTTGTTAGAGAAAGTGCTTTATCAAGTCCTTTTGCATTAGCTGTAGGACTGGTATCTGATTTTGCTGTTGCTTCTCTGTTAGGGATAATACTTGTATATATCATGAGAATGACCGGTAAAGATTATCCAATTTCAAAAGGCTTTCTTTATGGAGTTATGATCCATATTGTAGTCTATGGATTGGCTAAAACATTAAATATTACTTCCGTTGAATTATTGAATCCGGTATCTAACTTTATAGTCTTATTCCCAAATATTACATTTGGCATCTTCAGTGCATTGTTTATTGAGCGGTATGGTATTTTAGAGGTAGGTACTACTTAATGAATACAAGGTTACTGTTTTATAAATTCTTTAAAAAGAAAGGAGAACAGAAGAATGCCGTTTTGGGAATCACAGCAGGTATTGACTGCTTACCAATGGATATTTCGAGCAGTTGTTGTCTTTACATGGTTATTTGTGATGACTAAATTAATGGGGCAGAGGGAAATTGGAAGGCTGACTCTCTTTGATTTTGTAATTGCTATTACAATTGGTAGTGTTTCTGCAGGTTCACTCGGTAATTCTCAAACAGATTTGAATGGGGTATTATTAACAACAGGAACATTAGCGTTACTTAATATTATCATTGCAGTTTTAGCTTTAAAAAGTTTAACCTTTCGAAGAATTGTACAGGGAGAACCGCTTGTGTTAATCCAGAATGGGAAACTTCTTGAAGATACGATGCGGAAAGCCAGAATAAATGTTGATGATCTGTTAATGGGGCTTCGCAGAAATAAAGTACCTAATTTATCGGATGTAGAATTTGCTGTTCTTGAACCTAATGGAAAAATAAGTGTTATTCCAAAGTCCCAATCGCGTAATGTAAAGCCAAAGGATCTAAATATTGACACTAATTATGAAGGGTTTCCTACAGTAGTTATTGAAGACGGCAATATTCTTAAAGATAATCTTCAGGAAAACAATTTGGATGTAGACTGGTTAAAGGGAGAATTAGAAAACCAGGGAGTTGAAGATAAGGATAAGGTTTTGGCAGCAATGTTAGATACTCAGGGTAGATTGTATATTAGTAAAAAGAATCAGAAGAATGAAGAGTTAATTCATTAAAATCAGTTGCTGTTCTGTTTTAAGAATCCAGGCATTTCTTCACCATAAGTCTGTTTAGCATTTTCAAGGCCTTCACCTGTATATTTAACCCATCTTTTTTGTCTATTAATATCTTCAAAAGTTATTACAGCATTTATATCGTTAGGTAAATCTATTACCTGGTCTGATTCAAAGACTAAAGCAGGTATAACTTCTTCGCTTTCATTAAATTTCTTATTAAAAGAAACCTTATCAGAGATAGAACTATTTTTTTCGGCTTCTTCAGTTTTAACCCCTATTATTTGTACCTCATACATTATATTTGGGGCTAGAGGTCTGGATAATTTCAATTCTGGACTTTTTTCTACTTTAAACTCAAATTCATTAGGTGCTAAATATAGACTAACATTTAACGCTGGACCTCCACCAAGATTTTTTAGTAATAGATGCTTTTCTCTTAAGTTGGTCGATTCTTCATTTGTTGTATTCAAAGGCGGTCTTATGATTACAGGGACTGCACGCCATTCCTGCTTCAATTGTTCCCGAAATATATGGACCATAAAGAGTGTGGCTAGTGCTGACAGGAGTGTTGCTATAGCTGATAGGCTTTCAAAATTCATATTCCTCACCTCTAGTAAATGATTAAATATTAAAACTATTATTTTCTTTTTAGACCGCTTTTATAAGTAACTTTTTTATTAGATTGGTATTTTAGATTAATCTTTGGTATAATAATAAGCGGTAAATTTTACTTTTAAGTGAAGTAGGGAAGGTGGTTAAAGTGACTTTGCAGAAAGAATTGGATTATAATGCAGAACAGATTCAAGTGTTGGAAGGATTAGAAGCAGTACGCAAACGACCGGGAATGTATATTGGTAGTACTGGTACTAAAGGACTGCATCACTTAGTCTGGGAAGCAGTCGATAATAGTATAGATGAATTTTTAGCCGGACATGGAGAAGAGATTAAGGTTAAAATTAAAGAAGGGAGTATAATTTCAGTTGAGGATCAAGGTCGTGGAATTCCAGTAGAGGTTCATCCTGACAAAAAGCTACCAGCAGCACAGCTGGTATTGACTACTCTCCATGCTGGAGGCAAGTTTGATAGCAGTGGCTATAAAGTTTCCGGAGGATTACATGGTGTAGGTATTTCGGTAGTTAATGCATTATCGGAATGGCTAGAATTAACAATCTGGCGTAATGGCTATACCTATACTCAGCAGTATGAAAAAGGGGTACCGGTAACAGAATTTGAAAAGAGTAATTCTACAACTAAGACCGGAACTAAGATTGAATTTAAGCCTGATGAGGATATTTTTGATAATGTTAAGTATAAATTTGATGTTTTAGCCAATAGATTACAGGAGTCTGCTTTCTTAAATAAAGGATTAAAGATTAGCTTAGTTGACACTCGGCCTGGCTTAGAGAAGGAAGTTACCTATCAGTATGACGGAGGTTTAGAAGCCTTTATTGATTATTTAAATCAAGATAGAGATCTGCTTCATGATGATATTGTTTATCTGGAAGAAGAAGTGGATGATACCTATGTCGAGGTAGCATTTCAATATAATAAGAGTTTCAATGAGCGAATCTATAGTTTTGCTAATAATATCAATACTCATGATGGTGGCTATCATTTAACAGGTTTTAAGACTGCCTTGACTAGAGCCTTTAATAATTACGCTAAAGATAATAATTTACTTAAAAAGAGTGATCCTAAATTAACTGGCCGTGATCTTCGAGAAGGTTTGACGGCAGTGGTTAATGTAAAATTAACAGAGCCCCAGTTTGAAGGACAGACTAAGGCTAAATTAGGTAATAGTGAAATTAGAAGTGTAGTAGAAGGGGCTGTTTATAATTATTTAAATCAGTATTTGCCAAGACATCATGATATGGCTAAAGAAGTAATTAACAAAGCATTAGAAGCAGTTAAGGCTCGAAAAGCAGCTAAAAAAGCTAAAGAACTGACGAAGCGTAAAGGAGTATTGAATAATAACTCTTTACCTGGTAAATTGTCAGACTGCAGTAGCCGCAAATCCGAAGAGTCAGAGCTTTATTTAGTAGAGGGAGATTCTGCTGGCGGTTCGGCTAAACAAGGTAGAAATCGGGATTTTCAGGCTATACTACCGCTTAAGGGAAAGATTTTAAATGTAGAGCGGGCCCGGTTAAATAAAATTATCAATAATAATGAGATTGCTGCTATTATTACTGCGTTAGGAACTGGAATTGGTGAAGAGTTTAATATAGACAAGCTTCGCTATCATAAGATTATTATTATGACTGATGCGGATGTGGATGGTGCTCATATCTGTACTCTGATTCTGACTCTCTTCTACCGTTATATGCCGGAATTGATTAGAGAAGGACATGTTTATGTAGCCCAACCACCGCTGTATAAAGTGACTTATCGGGGTGATGAAGAATATATATATACAGATAAACAGCTGCAGAAGTATTTAGCAGATTTAGACCGGAGTAAAGTTAGCATTCAACGCTATAAGGGACTTGGTGAGATGAATCCATCTCAATTGTGGGAAACAACTATGAATCCGGAGAATCGAAAGCTACAGGAGATTATGGTTGATGAGGAACGAGAAGCAGATAGTATCTTTACTCGTTTGATGGGATCTAAAGCAAAATTGAGGCGAGAATTTATTATGGCTAATGCTGACCTGGCAAGTAATCTGGATGTTTAATGTTGTTGTAGGTTTTCAGATAGTTTTGTACTGCAATCATAAATTATATAAGTAATGAAGCCTGTATCTTTTGTTAAAAGGGTACAGGTTTTTTGTTTTTATTGAGTATTAGATTTTATTTCTATAATTTTAAGATATAAGAGATTATCAGAAAAAAGAAATTTTTAAATTAATCTACATTTTTTGGAAAATTAATTTTATTTATAAAGGAAAATGACTTTTTATGTTGTAATTGATATAATAAAAGAAGCTAAATATTTTAATTTATGTAGTTAAAGTTTTTAATAAATTAAGTTCTAAATTAAGAGTAAGTAGGAAAAAATAATATAAATTGTTGAGTTTAAGATTTAAGAACGCATAATTAAAAGTATTATCTAATAAATTAATTAAAGATTATGGTATAAATAATTTATTTATTATAAAGTGGGGGATTATCGTGCAACCTGAATCAGTTGATAGAACAAATAAAATATTTGATTATTTAGATGATATAGTTAGATTAGGACATAAGGTTGTCCATAGATTAGAAGACCATAATAATTTCTTATTATATCAAAACAAGTTACCAGTAACTGAGAATGTAAAAGCTAATGATCTTTTTTATCAGTTGCAATCTTCTTTATTAGAAATAAAAAGATGTGATTTACCCGAACGTCCTGAGATTCCTAAAAACTTAAATAATTGGATTAAGTTTTCTTCTGCTCTAGATTCAGAACCAGAAATTATTTTTAAGCGTAAAATGTTCAATAATCAAAAACAAGAATGCTTTTATGATATACCAGAACGACCATTGATTTTTAAAGAATATAAAGAGAAATTAGAAACTTGGATTAAAGAAGTTGAACCATTAAAAAAAAGTAGAGAATTATTTGATGAATTATTTAGTGTCAGCAAAACATTAAGGTATGAAGAAAATTTAGAATTAATTTTAGGCTATGGAATACTACATTGGAAAAAAGATAATAAATTAATTAAGTATCCGTTATTAACTCAAAAAGCTATAATTGAACATGAAGCTAAAAAGGATAAAATTATAGTCAAGACACCTGATGATGCAATGTGGGATTTGGAGTTAGAATCGTTGATTGATGTAGGTATTTCTGATTTAGGAGACATAAGGGATAAATTTGATGAAATAAAGTATAATTATGATTTTGAAGAGGGAAATCCTTATTTAAATTTATTTTATGAAGCTACAGGTATAACTCCAGATGGAAAATTAATTAAAGATATTGAAGATGCTAGTTTAAAACCAAATGAAAATTTAAGGATAGTTAATGGTTGGACACTTTTTGTGCGTAAAAGAAATCAAAATGAATTAATTGAGGATATTAGAGCATTTAATGAGCAATTAAAAGAAAATAATATTACTTTGCCAAATAGTTTACAGAGTTTAGTAGAAGATCCTGATGAAACAACTGTGAATTGGGATAAAAGTGAATTTCATGATGAATGGACAGGGTTATTAGATAATGATATATTGTTTCCGAAGGAAGCTAATGAAGAACAGATTCAAATTTTAGATTGTTTACAGAAATCAAATGGAGTGATAGTACAAGGACCACCAGGGACAGGAAAAAGCCATACTATTGCTAATTTAATTTCTCATTTTATGGCTCATGGACAGAGAGTTTTAGTTACTAGTCAAAAAGATCAAGCTTTAAAAGTTTTGAGAGATATGATACCTGAATCTTTGAAATCATTATGCATAAGTGTTCTACAAAATGATGTTAATCGAAAACAAAAGCTAGAAAAAGCAGTTTCTTATATTTCTGAAATTGTTTCTAAAGAAGATTATAGTAAGTTAAAAGAAAAAGCTAATGATTTAGAAGAAAAGTTTGTTACTTTAAAAAAGAGATTACAAAAAATTTCTACTAAGCTTAAACGTTTAGCTGAAGCTGAATTACCTATTATAACAGATAATATGAAGTATTCTTTATCTCCAGCAGAGGTAGCTAAAAAAATAGAACAAGAAGATAAATATCAATGGTTCACGGATCATCCTTCTTATAAAACAACTAGAGCTATAATAGATAATGAAGATGTTATTAAACTTGAAGATGAATTTCCCTTAACAGATGATGAGTTTGAAGAATTAAAAGTTTTACGTCAAAATTTATTACCTAAACTTGATGAATTATCTACTTATCAATTACCTGATACAGATAATTTACTTACTCCAGAAGAGTTTAAAGATATGGCCCAAAATTTAGAGAAAATTTATCAATTAGAGCAAAAGGCAGATGATTATTTTCCTAATTTAGTATTAAAAGAAGACGTACAGAAAAATACAATTGATTTAATAGAGAAAGGTATTAAAGTTTATAATGTAATTGAAGCTTCGTGGGCTAAAAGGCTTATAGATGATGCTTCTGAGTTCAAAGAACAGTTAAATGATGCTTTAGATACTTTGGGGACTATTTATGAAAACATAAATAAATTGCATAAAAGCATAGGATTAATAACTAGTATTGAATTAGATGAGAATGTTTCTTTGGATAAATATAAAGAGTTTGTAGATTCTGCTTTAGAACGAGTTAATCAAGCGAAAAAACCATGGAAATGGTTTAGTTTATTTGATGGAGGAGAAAAGAAGGCATTACAGGAGATTAGATTTAATGGTCAACAACCTAATAATCAAGAGGAATGGGAAAAAGTAAAAGATTATATTAAGTTAAAGTTAAAAGTAAATAAATTTGTTCAATTCTGGTCAGGGTTAAAAGATAATTTTGCATCTTATTTACCAGATTTATCTCAGCAAGCTGATTTTCAACAAGTAGAAAAAGTATATCAAAAGTTAGAAAGTGCTTTTAATTATAAATATGAGTTGAGACTTAAATTAAAAAATGAATTATCTAAAGTTATAATAGGAGAAGATAAAGTACTAGAAGAGAGATTAGAAGAGGAATTAGAAAATATTTATCAGGCCTTAAAAATCAAATTAGAACAAAGAGAATTTATTGAAGCTGAGCAAATTTTTACTGATTTGAAAGAAAATTTAGCAGTTTTACAGCAAAGAAATGCTCATCCTATAGTAGATGAATTAATAGACTGCTTACCTGATGAGATACATGTAGTTAAAGAAAAAGTAGCTAAATGGAAGAATAATTATGAGCAGTTAAAAGAAATAGAAGAATTTTTACCAGATTATAATAAATTTAAAGAATTAGTTGATAAATTATCAACTCAGGCTTCTAATTGGGCTGAGCAATGGATGAATCCAGAATATACTTTGGAAGATTTAAATATTTCGGTTTGGGAAGAAGCCTGGGAAGAAGCTATTTTAGAATCATATTTAGAAGATATTTCAAATAAAGAAGATAAAATTAGCAAATTAGAGGCAGAACAAGATAAATTTCAGCAACAAATAAAGAAAGCAAAGGAAAACTTGGTATTGACAAAGACAAAATTAAGACTTAAAGATAGTATTACTGATTCTGATTTAATGTCTTTAAATAAGTGGAAAAAAGCAGTTAAAAGATATGGTAAGGGTACTGGAAAGTATGCTCCAAAATGGCGTAGAGAAATGCAGAAACATATGCAAGAAGCTAAAGATGCTATTCCAGCTTGGATTATGCCTATTTATAGAGTATCTGAAACAATCCCAAAGGAATTTGGCTGTTTTGATGTATTAATTATAGATGAAGCAAGTCAATGTGATATTCGAAGTTTACTTGCTTTGTGTAGAGCAGAAAAGGTGATAATTGTAGGGGATGATCAACAGATTAGTCCTAGTGCAGTAGGGGTTCCTCATGATAAAGTTGATGCTTTTATTAAACAACATTTAGATGATTTGCCGCATAATACTATGATGGATTTAAAGACTAGTCTTTATGATATAGGAGAAATTATTTTTAATGCTCAGTCTAGATTAATGTTAAAAGAACATTTTCGATGTGTACCAGAGATAATTGAATTTAGTAATCGCCTTTGTTACAACAATGAAATATTACCTTTACGTAATGTCCCAGATTCTGAAAAGTTAAAGCCTACTTTGGAAAGTAATTTTGTAGCTGAAGGCTATATTAATGATAGAGGAAAGATTAATAAACCAGAAGCAGAAGCAATTTGTAAAAAAGTCAAAGAGTTAGCAGAAGATCCTCGTTATAAAGATAAAACCTTTGGAGTTATTTCTTTAAAAGGGAAAAAGCAGGCTAAATATATTTTTGATGAAATTGATAATTACCTTACTTCGCAGCAATTAGCAGAACATGATTTTTTAGCTGGTGATGCTTATACTTTTCAGGGTGATGAGCGAGATGTAATTATTTTATCATTAGTAGTTGCAAATAATCGTAGATTTAGAGCTTTAACTAAAGAAAGTGCACAACAAAGATTTAATGTAGCAGTTAGTAGAGCTAAAGATCAGTTGATATTATTTCATTCAGTAGAGTTAGGAGCTGATTTAAATAACAAGGAAGATATGAGGTATAAGTTATTAAATTATATTCAAAATGGTTCCATAGAACGTGAGGAATTAGAGAATCCAAAGGAACTTTGTGATTCTGTATTTGAAAAAGATGTTTATGATTGGTTAACTGAAAGAGGATATAAAGTTACTCCGCAGGTTGAGGTAGGAAACTATAGAATTGACCTAGTAGTAGAGGGTAGAAAGAATCGACTTGCTGTAGAATGTGATGGGGATAGATGGCATCCTCCTGAGAAGTGGTGGGAAGATAGAATGCGTCAGCGACAATTAGAACGGGTAGGTTGGACATTTTGGAGAGTATCAGGAACTACCTTTTATAGTAATCCAGATGAAGCTATGCAATCTATTATTCCTAGATTAAAAGAGTTAAACATTGAGCCTTTATTAAAAAAAGAAAAGGAGCAAATTAATAAGCTAGAAAAAAATTTAAATCAAAAAGATGAAGTTGCTAATAATTTTACTCCAGATGATGTTGTTGAAGGCCCACATGGTAATAGAGGAAAAATTATAGCAGTAGAAAGTGATAATTTATTAGTTGAAGTTGGCCCTAATAAAAAAGAGAAATGGAAAATGCAAAATTGTAGTTTCATTAAACAAGATAAGGTAACATGTTGAGCTTGCCCCTCTAAATTTGGACAAGATTTAATTAAATTTATTAAACATAGAATTCCACTAAATTACTTGCTTATACAGCAAATTTAACTCTTGAAACTAAGTTGTTTAAAATATTTTTATGATAAACTGCTGGTGGCATTTTACCAACAGATGAATGTGGTCTCCTGTTGTTGTATCTATCAATAAATTTATCAATTGATTTTCTACAATGGGTAATATCAGAATAATGGTTACGATAAATTTCAGATCGTTTAAGTGTTCCATGAAAGCTTTCTATATGAGCATTTTCTTCAGGTGTATTTACTGTAGTTCTCTCATGAGATATATCAAGCTCATTAAGTTTTCTCTGAAATTCTCTACTTTTAAACTGGGTTCCATTATCAGTTCTTAATGTTAAATTTTCAGTATTTCTATTGTCTGTAGCTTGTTCTAAAGCTGCAAGAGCCTCTTTAGTACGGCATCTTAGGCTTTGATAATGACCAACTATTTCTCTAGTATAAACATCAATTATATCAAACATATATACCCATTGACCATTTTCATCTATGTACATCTGGACCATATCCATTTCCCATAGCTGGTTAGGTCCAGTTAGTTCATGTTTCTGTTTTAATTGATAATTTTTAGGCTTTGGTACTATCTGCTCCTGCAGGAGATCTAAGACCTTCATAATGCGGTAAATCCGCTTATGATTAACTTTGAGCTCTTTTTCATAATTTAAGTAGTTAGTTACCATTCTGTAGCCTAAATGAGGAAATTCATTACAGTATTCTTTTACCAATGAAATTACTTTATGTTCTGGTACTAGATTTCCATCTTTATCATAGGCATGATGACCTGTATAAAGTTTATTCTTAGTATTATTTTCCTGATTATCGTTGCTGTTTTGACGGTAATAATAGGTGCTTCTGGCTATATTAAAAGTTCTACACAGTTCAGAGATGGTATAATCTGTTTTTAAACTATTTATTATTTTAATTTTATCGTCTGTATTTAATCCTGCCAGGGCTTTTTTTAAGGATTTCCATCTGTACTTTTTGTTGACCAATGATCTTTTGCATCTCCTGAATTTGCTTGTCTTTTTCTTTTAATTTAGCTTCTTGTTCGGTAGGAGATTCACCATTAAGTTTGCTCATTCCTCCATCTAAAA from the Acetohalobium arabaticum DSM 5501 genome contains:
- a CDS encoding YetF domain-containing protein → MPFWESQQVLTAYQWIFRAVVVFTWLFVMTKLMGQREIGRLTLFDFVIAITIGSVSAGSLGNSQTDLNGVLLTTGTLALLNIIIAVLALKSLTFRRIVQGEPLVLIQNGKLLEDTMRKARINVDDLLMGLRRNKVPNLSDVEFAVLEPNGKISVIPKSQSRNVKPKDLNIDTNYEGFPTVVIEDGNILKDNLQENNLDVDWLKGELENQGVEDKDKVLAAMLDTQGRLYISKKNQKNEELIH
- the gyrB gene encoding DNA topoisomerase (ATP-hydrolyzing) subunit B — its product is MTLQKELDYNAEQIQVLEGLEAVRKRPGMYIGSTGTKGLHHLVWEAVDNSIDEFLAGHGEEIKVKIKEGSIISVEDQGRGIPVEVHPDKKLPAAQLVLTTLHAGGKFDSSGYKVSGGLHGVGISVVNALSEWLELTIWRNGYTYTQQYEKGVPVTEFEKSNSTTKTGTKIEFKPDEDIFDNVKYKFDVLANRLQESAFLNKGLKISLVDTRPGLEKEVTYQYDGGLEAFIDYLNQDRDLLHDDIVYLEEEVDDTYVEVAFQYNKSFNERIYSFANNINTHDGGYHLTGFKTALTRAFNNYAKDNNLLKKSDPKLTGRDLREGLTAVVNVKLTEPQFEGQTKAKLGNSEIRSVVEGAVYNYLNQYLPRHHDMAKEVINKALEAVKARKAAKKAKELTKRKGVLNNNSLPGKLSDCSSRKSEESELYLVEGDSAGGSAKQGRNRDFQAILPLKGKILNVERARLNKIINNNEIAAIITALGTGIGEEFNIDKLRYHKIIIMTDADVDGAHICTLILTLFYRYMPELIREGHVYVAQPPLYKVTYRGDEEYIYTDKQLQKYLADLDRSKVSIQRYKGLGEMNPSQLWETTMNPENRKLQEIMVDEEREADSIFTRLMGSKAKLRREFIMANADLASNLDV
- a CDS encoding AAA domain-containing protein → MQPESVDRTNKIFDYLDDIVRLGHKVVHRLEDHNNFLLYQNKLPVTENVKANDLFYQLQSSLLEIKRCDLPERPEIPKNLNNWIKFSSALDSEPEIIFKRKMFNNQKQECFYDIPERPLIFKEYKEKLETWIKEVEPLKKSRELFDELFSVSKTLRYEENLELILGYGILHWKKDNKLIKYPLLTQKAIIEHEAKKDKIIVKTPDDAMWDLELESLIDVGISDLGDIRDKFDEIKYNYDFEEGNPYLNLFYEATGITPDGKLIKDIEDASLKPNENLRIVNGWTLFVRKRNQNELIEDIRAFNEQLKENNITLPNSLQSLVEDPDETTVNWDKSEFHDEWTGLLDNDILFPKEANEEQIQILDCLQKSNGVIVQGPPGTGKSHTIANLISHFMAHGQRVLVTSQKDQALKVLRDMIPESLKSLCISVLQNDVNRKQKLEKAVSYISEIVSKEDYSKLKEKANDLEEKFVTLKKRLQKISTKLKRLAEAELPIITDNMKYSLSPAEVAKKIEQEDKYQWFTDHPSYKTTRAIIDNEDVIKLEDEFPLTDDEFEELKVLRQNLLPKLDELSTYQLPDTDNLLTPEEFKDMAQNLEKIYQLEQKADDYFPNLVLKEDVQKNTIDLIEKGIKVYNVIEASWAKRLIDDASEFKEQLNDALDTLGTIYENINKLHKSIGLITSIELDENVSLDKYKEFVDSALERVNQAKKPWKWFSLFDGGEKKALQEIRFNGQQPNNQEEWEKVKDYIKLKLKVNKFVQFWSGLKDNFASYLPDLSQQADFQQVEKVYQKLESAFNYKYELRLKLKNELSKVIIGEDKVLEERLEEELENIYQALKIKLEQREFIEAEQIFTDLKENLAVLQQRNAHPIVDELIDCLPDEIHVVKEKVAKWKNNYEQLKEIEEFLPDYNKFKELVDKLSTQASNWAEQWMNPEYTLEDLNISVWEEAWEEAILESYLEDISNKEDKISKLEAEQDKFQQQIKKAKENLVLTKTKLRLKDSITDSDLMSLNKWKKAVKRYGKGTGKYAPKWRREMQKHMQEAKDAIPAWIMPIYRVSETIPKEFGCFDVLIIDEASQCDIRSLLALCRAEKVIIVGDDQQISPSAVGVPHDKVDAFIKQHLDDLPHNTMMDLKTSLYDIGEIIFNAQSRLMLKEHFRCVPEIIEFSNRLCYNNEILPLRNVPDSEKLKPTLESNFVAEGYINDRGKINKPEAEAICKKVKELAEDPRYKDKTFGVISLKGKKQAKYIFDEIDNYLTSQQLAEHDFLAGDAYTFQGDERDVIILSLVVANNRRFRALTKESAQQRFNVAVSRAKDQLILFHSVELGADLNNKEDMRYKLLNYIQNGSIEREELENPKELCDSVFEKDVYDWLTERGYKVTPQVEVGNYRIDLVVEGRKNRLAVECDGDRWHPPEKWWEDRMRQRQLERVGWTFWRVSGTTFYSNPDEAMQSIIPRLKELNIEPLLKKEKEQINKLEKNLNQKDEVANNFTPDDVVEGPHGNRGKIIAVESDNLLVEVGPNKKEKWKMQNCSFIKQDKVTC
- a CDS encoding IS3 family transposase; this encodes MVNKKYRWKSLKKALAGLNTDDKIKIINSLKTDYTISELCRTFNIARSTYYYRQNSNDNQENNTKNKLYTGHHAYDKDGNLVPEHKVISLVKEYCNEFPHLGYRMVTNYLNYEKELKVNHKRIYRIMKVLDLLQEQIVPKPKNYQLKQKHELTGPNQLWEMDMVQMYIDENGQWVYMFDIIDVYTREIVGHYQSLRCRTKEALAALEQATDNRNTENLTLRTDNGTQFKSREFQRKLNELDISHERTTVNTPEENAHIESFHGTLKRSEIYRNHYSDITHCRKSIDKFIDRYNNRRPHSSVGKMPPAVYHKNILNNLVSRVKFAV
- a CDS encoding transposase, coding for MPKSYDPELKMEIVLRVLKDENISDLVEEYDVSRNSIYAWKKEFLDGGMSKLNGESPTEQEAKLKEKDKQIQEMQKIIGQQKVQMEILKKSPGRIKYRR